Below is a window of Candidatus Woesearchaeota archaeon DNA.
ATTATTCAAAGCTATTTATGGACTTAGTGAGGAGTTTTATCAAGAGAGGGTTGAATACTTGGTTAAGATGCTTGGAATTGAAGAGTTTTTCGAGAGACCTTATAGGATGCTTTCTTTAGGTGAGAAGATGAGATGTGAGCTTGCAGCTTCATTTTTGCATAAACCTAAGATTGTGTTTTTAGATGAGCCTACAATTGGTCTTGATGCTTCGGCTAAAATTGCGATTAGAAAGTTTTTGAGAAAGATTAATCGTGAAGAAGGTGTAACTATTATGATTACAACTCATGATATGGATGATATTGAAGAACTTTGTTCGAGAATTGTTTTAATTGATGAAGGAATAGTTGCTTATGAAGGCTCACTTAATAAGTTTAAGGAGAAATATTCGGATTGGAAGAGAGTTAGTTTTTATTATAAAAAAGTTCATGACAAGGCTAAGTTGGAAAGATTAAGAAAGAATTTAGATGTGATTGAGGAGATTGATTATAATATTACAATTAAAATTCCTGCAAATGATTCTTTAGGTAAATACTTGTCTCAAATTGTAGAGAGTGTTGAGATTATTGATTTGACTATTCAAGAGCCAAAATTAGAAAATATAGTAGCAAAAATTTATGAGACTAGAAAGGGTATGTAAAAATGTTATTTAATAAATCTAAATTGGAGTGGGTAGATTTGAGGGTTGAACAAGATTTTCAAAAATTGTTTAATCTGACAAATCAAGGCAAAAATTTTGCAGTTGTAAGTATAGATATGCAGAATAAATTTTTGAAATGGATTTATCCTAGTTATAAACAAAAAATTTTATTTAAATATCATTCTAAAATTAAATCTTTGTGTAGAGTTAATGAAATTGATTTTTTAGAAATAGAATATTTTGGAGCTTACAGAAATGTATTAAAAGATAAGGAAAGTTTGGTTTTTAATAAGACATCTGATTCAGTAGCATTTAACAGTGATTTTATGAATTATTTGACAATGAATAAAATTAGAGATTTATATGTTATAGGAATTAATAGAAATAATTGTGTTTTGACTTCGATTTGTCATTTAAAGGAAAGTGGATATAATATTTATACTTCTATTTTAGGAACAGGTTCAAATGTTGGGGATTATGATTCATATAAAAAAAAACAAGATACAAGAACTTTTATTAATGGTTATGCTGATTTTTATAGGGAGAATAATACAAGTAATTATACTCTTAGAAATAATTTAGATTTATTGCTTAAAAAAGG
It encodes the following:
- a CDS encoding ATP-binding cassette domain-containing protein; the encoded protein is MNKNIIEVKNLRKVFKVPKKSKDLSWMKKRLSWVYREWEEKVAVVDIDLEIKEGEILGYLGPNGAGKSTTIKMLTGILHPTLGDIKVFGNLNPVKDRNEYTQQIGVVFGQRSILAYDIPVKDSFRLFKAIYGLSEEFYQERVEYLVKMLGIEEFFERPYRMLSLGEKMRCELAASFLHKPKIVFLDEPTIGLDASAKIAIRKFLRKINREEGVTIMITTHDMDDIEELCSRIVLIDEGIVAYEGSLNKFKEKYSDWKRVSFYYKKVHDKAKLERLRKNLDVIEEIDYNITIKIPANDSLGKYLSQIVESVEIIDLTIQEPKLENIVAKIYETRKGM
- a CDS encoding isochorismatase family protein, translating into MLFNKSKLEWVDLRVEQDFQKLFNLTNQGKNFAVVSIDMQNKFLKWIYPSYKQKILFKYHSKIKSLCRVNEIDFLEIEYFGAYRNVLKDKESLVFNKTSDSVAFNSDFMNYLTMNKIRDLYVIGINRNNCVLTSICHLKESGYNIYTSILGTGSNVGDYDSYKKKQDTRTFINGYADFYRENNTSNYTLRNNLDLLLKKGVKILDYNVDKFIGEDEVAA